A region of the Oceanihabitans sp. IOP_32 genome:
CTACATCCAAATCCGCTTGGAATTGCTAAAGTTGGTGTCAAACCGAAAATTGTAACAATTACTCTGTTACATAGTCATAACTGATATCTAAATAGTTCCCTGTCTGGTTAGGAAGAGTCCTTATTTTAGGTGGTATGGGTTATCTAATTTCTACAGTTATACGCTACGCCGGAATTGATTTTAGCTTCAATAGATTTCTTACTCTACCTGCAACCATTGGAGAATTTTGGATGATTGGTTATTTGCTAATTTTTGGAATAAGACCAAATTATGGAGTAAAATTAAGTGGAAACTCGAAATAGTGCCGAATGTAGGGCATAATCAAAAAAAGATGGCACAGGCAGCAGCAGAATATTGATATAAATAAAATAGATAAAACATTAGCTAATAATGTGTATTATTCTCTGATTATTGTCTTTTTAAACAAAAATTCAGACAGATTAATCATGGTATTAAAAACCTTTAAAGAAATGAAGCATATCTTATTATTCAGTTTAGTTTTAATGTTCAATTGCACAAATAAAACCAAAGCAGAAAAGAAAGTATCAGTAAATGAAAAAGAAAACCTAATAGCACTAATTGATGAAATCTGGAAAACAGAACAAGAACCTATTAGACGAAGAGATTCATTAATGTCAATTTATGGTGTCGATTCTGACATAGTTAAAAAGCAGCAATTCATCATCGATAAAAACCTCGCTATTAATGAGAAGAAAGTGATAAATATTCTCAAAAAATATGGTTGGCCAAAAAAAAAATGATAGGCGAACGAGGTAATTGGACCATATGCAACGTTATTCAACATTCAGATAATGAAGTTCGAATACAATTCCTACCAATGATGAGACAAGCCGTTAAGGATAAAAAGTTAGAACCTCGATTTTTGGTAAGAGCAGAGGATAGAATAGCAACTGAGAGAGGTGATTTACAAATCTATGGTGGACAAATGAAATACTACCCAGAAACCAAGAGTTTTAATTTATGGCCAGTTTTTGATCCAGAAAACATAGATAAACGAAGAACAGCAATTGGGCTGGATTCAATCGCAATATTTCTTAAAAATAGATTTGATTTTGAATGGAATCTCGAAGAACAAATCAAAAGAACAAAAGAGTTTGAATTGTCAAAGCAAAGAAGAAATAGTATCAACTAAAAATATAATAACTTATGAACGGACCAGATAAAAACATAAAATACCCACTAGAGAATTACGACAGGCTTTGTTTCTTAAAAAATGTTGTAAAGAATCCCAATATTAGTGTTGGCGACTACACCTACTATGACGATTTTGAAAATGTAGAAAACTTTGAAAAGAACGTAAAATATCTTTTTGACTTTGTAGATGACAAATTAATAATAGGAAAGTTCTGTATGATTGCTTCAGATGTTAAATTCATAATGAATGGTGCAAATCACTTAACAGATGCCTTATCAACATATCCTTTTGCAATTTTTGGGAAAGGTTGGGAACGTGCAATGGACGGAAAAAGTTATCCAAATAAAGGAGATATTAATATTGGTAATGATGTTTGGATTGGCTACAACGCCACTATTATGGCTGGAATAACCATTGGAGATGGCGCAATTATTGCCACAAACTCAACAATAGTTAAAGACGTTGAACCCTATTCAATTGTTGGTGGAAATCCTGCTAAAGAAATCAAAAAACGTTTTGATAACAGCACCATAAAAAAACTATTAGAAATAAAATGGTGGAATTGGGACATCGAAAAAATCACAAAGAATGTCCAGAACTTAACAGATAACAACATTGAAAATTTAATTTAAAAATTGGTTTGGTTGAGTTTTATAAAGGCAAACTTTTGAAGATTATATGTTTCTCAATTTTATTTTAGAATAATTTTATATGAAAACAGCAATTTATACAAAATATGGTTCACCAGAAATTATCAAGATTATTGATGTTGAAAAACCTTCGCCAAAATCAAATGAGGTTTTAGTGAAAATTAAGGCTTCATCTGCAACAAGAGCAGATACAATGATGAGGCAAGGATCACCAACATTCGGAAGATTGTTTTTAGGTCTTTTTAAACCTAAGAACACGTCTCTAGGAACAGGGTTTTCTGGAGTAATTGAATCCATTGGTGATGAAGTTTCCAAATTTAAAATTGCTGATGCCGTATTAGGTGAAAAATTATTTAGTAATGGTTGTAATGCAGAGTATATATGTATTGCAGAAGATATGATAATTACACACAAGCCAATTAATATTTCACATCAAGAAGCAGCTCCAATTTGCGATGGTTTTTTAACCTCTTATAACTTCTTAAAAGACATTGCAAACATACAACAAGGACAACATGTTTTAGTAAATGGAGCTTCTGGTAGTTTGGGCAGTGCAGCAGTACAATTGGCTAAAGTAATGGGAGCTAAAGTGACAGGCGTTTGTAGTACTAAGAATATGGAGTTGGTCAAATCCTTAGGAGCTGATTTTGTGATCGACTATAAAAAGAACCATTTCTCAAAAAACACCAATATGTATGATGTCATCTATGATTCGGTAGGAAAAACCAATTATAGTATGTCCAAAAAAGCCTTAAAACCTAATGGAGTATTTATGACACCTGTTTTAAGCCTGAATGTCTTATGGTATTCAATTAGTAATTCAAAAAGAGTAAAGTTTGGGGCAACAGGTCTGAAAAAACCTGAAGATTTGAAACCGTTATTTTTAGAGCTAGTAACCTTTTTTAAGCAAAAAAAACTTAAAACGGTTATTGATAAAAGCTACGACTTATCAGAAATTATAGAAGCTCATCATTATCTCGAAACTGATCGAAAAGTGGGTAACATCGTCATCATCAATCAATAAGAATTCATCAATCAAAAAACGAACAATAACGAAAGCAATTAAAATGAAACTAGAAAGCCTAATGAAGAGAACTGGTGCGAACAAGGTTCATATTTAAATCTTAAAGGAAATGGAGGCATTTTATCAAGAGTAAGCGATTTACTATTATGAAGTAAAGCCATAAGGGATAATTCAGTACTTGATAAAAAATCAACATCAAAATATCTTTATCCTCATATTTTGGAATACAGTGATGAAATTCGTATCATGGATATGGTTGGGTAATTGAAAATATTGATTTAGAAGATAAGTTGGTATGGCACAATAGTGGAAGTGAAACGTTTGCATCGGATTTCATAAGAAACAAAATCAAAAGTAAAACCACAACGACTACATATTTCTTACTGATATAATCCGTCGTTTAAATTTATTCAAATGAAAATAGTAAAACGAATTTTAAAAATTGTCATCGCTCTCATCGGCTTACTTTTGCTGACAGGAATCATTACACTCTGGCTGGATTCATCAGGAACAAATTATCTCAAGATTAATAAGAATGAATCTCAATTTGGTAATTCTTATCTCATTAAGAACGTAAATATTATTCCAATGAACCAAGACACTGTTTTAGTTGACAAAATGGTGTATATAAAAGAAGGAATTATTAAAAAAATTGCAGATACTATTGAGGTCAATGGAATTCAAATTTTTAACGGGGAAGATAAGTATCTAACACCAGGACTTATCGATATGCATGTACATGTGTGGGATAGATATGAACTCGGACTTTATCTATCAAATGGTGTTACAGCAGTTAGAAATCTTTGGGGCATGCCAATGCATTTAAGAATTAAAGAAGATGCAATGGCAGACAATATTTTTTCACC
Encoded here:
- a CDS encoding CatB-related O-acetyltransferase — encoded protein: MNGPDKNIKYPLENYDRLCFLKNVVKNPNISVGDYTYYDDFENVENFEKNVKYLFDFVDDKLIIGKFCMIASDVKFIMNGANHLTDALSTYPFAIFGKGWERAMDGKSYPNKGDINIGNDVWIGYNATIMAGITIGDGAIIATNSTIVKDVEPYSIVGGNPAKEIKKRFDNSTIKKLLEIKWWNWDIEKITKNVQNLTDNNIENLI
- a CDS encoding NAD(P)-dependent alcohol dehydrogenase, encoding MKTAIYTKYGSPEIIKIIDVEKPSPKSNEVLVKIKASSATRADTMMRQGSPTFGRLFLGLFKPKNTSLGTGFSGVIESIGDEVSKFKIADAVLGEKLFSNGCNAEYICIAEDMIITHKPINISHQEAAPICDGFLTSYNFLKDIANIQQGQHVLVNGASGSLGSAAVQLAKVMGAKVTGVCSTKNMELVKSLGADFVIDYKKNHFSKNTNMYDVIYDSVGKTNYSMSKKALKPNGVFMTPVLSLNVLWYSISNSKRVKFGATGLKKPEDLKPLFLELVTFFKQKKLKTVIDKSYDLSEIIEAHHYLETDRKVGNIVIINQ
- a CDS encoding DUF6624 domain-containing protein, producing the protein MIGERGNWTICNVIQHSDNEVRIQFLPMMRQAVKDKKLEPRFLVRAEDRIATERGDLQIYGGQMKYYPETKSFNLWPVFDPENIDKRRTAIGLDSIAIFLKNRFDFEWNLEEQIKRTKEFELSKQRRNSIN